The sequence GAATCCATTCTCTCTGTTCGTTATTCCACAGCCGTGTCTTGCTCTTTCTCGCCTTCTATCCCCCACCTTCTGTTTCACTCGCTCTACGTGCATTACGCGAACGGACTCGCAGTCAGTCGGCACAGAGTCATCGTTGACGCCACCGAGACCCTCCTTATccctttctttcattcttttcctcCATTTCAATCTCCCTCTTCGCTCCTCTCCGTTAATTCATCCCGCGATGTTCCTTGATTTTCGCGGTCCTCTTAATATTCCTTCCCCGTTTCACCGCCGGCAATCAGCCCAGAGCCCTTTCGTTCGCGTTCCTGGTGAAACATCATCGAGAACGTACGTTGCAACGGGAGTGGTCAGTGTTCAGTGGTTGTGATACTTCTTCGATGCCACGAGAAGGATAGAGCGGCTTCGACCTTGCTCACCCGTTTGGTAATTAACCTTTGACAGATGTACGCGCGATTTTTTCCATCTCCTCACCGTGCCAGAAGACGAGGAGATCAACTGATAGCGAGTTGCGCGATAACGTCGCTTCGCTAGTCTATCGTTTTTAACTATGTATTTTTTCCTCCTCGACGCGATGCACGCTTGAGAGTGCTCGATCTTTATCGCCAGCACTCCCCTCGTACCAGTAAACCGATAATTGAACGAGTTATGAAGGCGCACGCGAACGTACCGGTTAATCCTCtaacggcggaccagggagagagactCAATTCTAACTTAACTTTGCTAACTTAACTATATGtttaactttaaattgatattcttCTGCATCTTTTGTAAGTTTAAAGgtggcggaccagggagagagacccaattctATATTAATCTCGTATtacatatcattttcattttctaaaatgtATAGCGTTTTTCCAAGAATAATTCTTTGAacatatgaaattcttttgtttaaaaatttatttatttatttattcagtatATACAAAAATTGTGTATTTAACTTAAAATTTCAATGCCCGCAGCAAAACAAAAAGTAGAGCGCACTGTAATCaaaattttctctttatttataTTACAACCATAATCGTTTCGCAAGGTTCGCATCGCGGAATGTCCTCATCGGCGCTTCACGTTTACGTAAGATTTCGAGGCGACGATCATTCGAGCGCAGGACGCGTTGGCGCGTGGCGCACGCCATGGAGTCTCTGCGAACCGACGGTCGGCAGCCGGTAAAGGAGCTCGTCCTCGCGATAGTATCTAACGACGATAATGGGATAACGAGGGTCTCGATAATTAACCGGGAAGCCGGGTACGAGTAACCGAGTCTTGCTCGATCGTTGACTCGACGGCAACCTTCCCCCCACCGTTCCTTTCCCGTTGCTTCCTCCTCGGACAGCGGTTACCATTGTCCGCCTTAACCGAGCGAATCGATGACCCGTGGAAGATTATCCTCCGTTCCGTTCGCGGGAAGCTATCCCGTCAGCGTTTCGCTTCCGTTCTTACCTTGGcgcgctttttttttcttcttcttcttctgcatcgaATACGCGGTGCGTTACGTCAGCGATACAAAGCCGGTTTGCGTAATCGATGGCGACAGTGCGTATTTTTGTAATTCTCCTGGCTCGTAAGTCAACACCGAGGTGTTCATTTCAACGAGAACGAATATTGCGTTTCCCCGGCTCCCTTCCCTCCCCAAGCGCGCAAATCGAGGGAAAGGTACGGCGGTGTAACGGTACCGGCGAAAAACGCGTTCGAAAAATGACTAAAGCGTACCGTTTTAGCCGCGGCGAGGAATCGGTTACGGTCGTTGATCTTGCCGACTTCGCGCCGCCTTTGTTTCTTCCGGCCCGAAAGGGGCGCCGCGTCCTCCCGACAAAGCTTTCGGAATGTCGGAAGGCTGTCCGCCGAGTCACGTAACGTGGTAGTCGGGATAAACGTGCTCTCGAGCTAGATCGATTTCCCGTAATCAAGGTAACGCGATATCGCAACCGCGACCGATATTATCCTGGCGCCTGTATCGCCGAGTCGTTTCGACAGCCACGCCACGAATTCGTACCTTTCGCCTCGGTCTCGGAAACGTTTCGTTTGCTTTGAGCCGCGCTCGTTAACGCAAACGCGGAAACTTTACAGCTCCCCTCCCTGAGAGTAAACTCAGAATTATCTACTCGCGGCTGTTTGTTTGATTTAACACACGCACACGCGCACGGTTCTAGTATCGTCAGTTACCAGGCACCGGGTTTGTTCGTTTTCAATTTTAGGAGGCAAGATCGGTGAGCTTCGCCTCGCGGGGACAGAATGGAAGGAGAGGATGTAGGCGATGATAAGCTTTCGAAAAAGGAAGAACCGGGGCTTCGTGTTCTCTCGGTCGACAAAGTCACCGTGGAGAAGATCGTGTTCGAATCGTCGAGTGGATCGCGGGAAGTGCTGCTGACGAAGAACGAGACCTCGAGGAAACTGTCGATTAAGTCCGAGCTCTCGCGGTCCGAGGACGAAGGGAGGAAGAACCGCGCATCGCTTCCGGAGGACATACTCGCGGCGAACTCGAAGGGCGCGATCGAGAAGAGGATCAAACCGATCAAACTTACCAAGGGTCCCTCGATAGGCAGCATCGTGGTCGACGTTCCGTCAAAGTTAGAAATTAACGAATCCAATTCAAAGAAAGCTGAAGAGAAAGCAAAGGATGAAGATAATCAAGAGGACCGAAGGGAGAACGAGGGAACCGAGGCGAAAGATCGTTTAGAAAAGAGTCGTTCGAACATCAAAGTGCTGCAGGAAAATTTAACAACCAAGATCGACGCCAACACCGTCGAAAGGTACAGGAGGAAGTTGCAGGAGCTGCGCGAGAACTGCGCCCACAAGTTGCTCGATTCGAACGCGAACGAGAAGTTCACGGAGGTCGCGTTCGACGAGGAATTCCTGCAGAAGCACAACCTCGACAGGAGATTGAAGATCGAGGAGGATAGATCACCGGAGGGTGAGCTCGAGCAGGAATCGGACGAGTTGCTGACGAAGGACACCGCGACAGCGAAGCCGAGCTACAGCAAGAAGGTCTCCGAGGTGGAGAAAAGGTGGTCCGGAGAGTTCCTGGAGAACAGACTGACGCGTCGATCCTCGGAATCCTCCAAGTCCTCTTACGTGGAGGAATTCGGCAGCGTATCCTCCGAGGAGAGCGTCGCGGGAGATCGCGACTCGCCGCGATTCGAGCGAGAGAAGAGGAATACGGAGGTGGAAGAGAGCGGACGAGAGTCTTTCGGGAGGCAAACTTCGGAGGAGGTCCTCGCGGACAGTACCGTGAGCACTTTAGATTCCGACTCGTGTCTGGAGGATCGGATCAAGGCGTTGGAGGAGGAGGAAAGTGTAGATCGGAAGGACGAGGTGGAGGATGACGAAGGAGAGGATCTCGACGTGGTGCGTCGTCGACGTCGCTCGAAGCTGTTAGCGTACGAGCGTGCCGATCGTTGGAACGAGTCTCTGAAACGGGCGAAGGTTTCGAGCGGTTGCTCGACGGACTCGATCGACTCGACGCGTTCGAGGAAGGACGGTTACGCGAGTCTCGTGAGGGAATTGGCCATGGAGGCGGCGGCGGGCACTTCTCGAGTGAAGAAGGAAGAGAAGCAAAAGAGGAAGCTGGGGCTTCGCAGATTGCTGCCTGGTTTCTTCTCGCCGAAGGATTCCCGGAAGgattacaagaagaagaaggagtcgAAGGAGAGGAGGAGGCACGAGGACAGACACTTCGCTCGTTACCAGCAGAACGGAAATTACACCAGATCGCCGGACACGATGAATCTGAACGAGGACATCAAGAGGAACGTGAAGCTGGACAACAGTCTGAACGGATCGATCATCGAGGAGAGGCTGGACGAGATAAAACGAGAATTGTTCCCGGATCAGTGCCCGATAACCAGCACTCCGGACCACCTGGCGCGGGACGAGGAGCAGAGTCTGTTGCGCGACCGAAGCGGAGCCGCCAGGGCGTACGGCATCGACTCCAGCCTGAGCTCCATCGCGCCGGACGACAGGTGGAACGAGAGGAGCGGGCATCTTGGGATATCCCCGGACATCCGGAAGTTCGAGCAGAGGCAGAAGCGCGAGGAGTTCGACCAGAGGTACGGGGGGCAGCAATTGGAGCGAAAGCACAGTCTGCAGGAATCGAATCCACCGAACCGTCTGTGTTTCTTTCAAAGAAATCATGGCCCCTCGGGAAGAATCTCGGCGCCGCCCAGCGAGAGGTACCTCGTCCGACCCAGGGCGATCCATCCGATCGACAGACCTCTGCCGGCGATCCCTCGATCCCGAGTCGACTCGTCCAATTATGAAAACTATCCGGAGGAAGATAATCAACCGCGGCCGATCGGTTATGAACGGAGTGGGGCATACACAGCGGACAAGGCGGAATATTCTAACAAATCAACGTTGTATGAGAACGAAGGTTCGCCAGGTGGATTGATTCTGAAATCGGTCTCCGCTCAGGTGAAGATCACGCGGCAGCCGATAGGGAATCAGAACCAGAAGAGAGCGCCCTTGGTCGGTCGATCTCCGAAGTATCTTTCTTCAGGTTCCAGTCAGAAATCCGGGGACTACGGAGATTCCAGTTGCACGCCGAACTCCAGCCAAAAAAGCGAGTTCTCGCCGACCAGTTCGAAGAGCGGGGAGTATTATTTGAATTCTCCGCGGAACAGCGGCTCTCCTAACGACAGGGACTTCGACGAGGAGAACCCGTCCAGCAGGGAAGGCATCTACGAGAACGAGAATGAGAATTCGCCTTCGAGATCGTCCACCCGGTGCGCGGATGAGAGGATCTACGACGAAACGCCGTCCTCGCCGTCTAAACCGCCTATCCGTTCTCCAATGGATGATTCTTTGGATAAGACGGACTCTTCTCCGGGTCGAGGATGTTCCAAGGGCGGACGACCAATGTCGCCCAGGACGAACGCGGACAAACAGAGCATCGATGGAGAAACTGGCAAAACAGGAGCGCGGACCGTGCCTTCCAGGAGGTCCCAGCCTAACGAACAGATCCTGATCGCCTCGCCGAAGAGGGAAATCGCGTACGAGTGTCGGATACCTCGGCCTTTGAACGAGTCCAGACTCTGCGCCGTCGAATCTCCCGTGCGGATGATGAATACGCCTCACAGACTCACCGGAGTGACCCCGTTGGAGCCGCGTAATCAAGATCCAAGCGGGAACCGGGAGCCTCCAGCCTCGAAGATGATCGAAGATGACTAtccaggaggaggaggaggactcGCGGAGATAGCCCGGCCGGAGCCCGTTTACGGACATCATCGAAATCAACCAGTAGCAGGTCAGAATGGTGGATCGCAAGCGGAGGATGAGCGGAGAAAGGACTGCGACGATAGAGTGGCTTGGGTTCAGGGAAGAGCAACTTCTCCGGCGACGAGCCCTAAACGAAACGAAGCAACATCTGGAGAGAGAAACGAATCCCCGGTTACGGAAAACCATCGACAGGGTCAAAATCAACCGCCCTCTCGTTCGCCTCggtccgtggcccctttgctcCTGCAAGAAGCGCAACGTCCCCGCATCGCGGGTCGGGAGAAATTGTACGGAACCGCGGGCCCGGGACGCGTAGACCCACCCAGGGTCCTCCAACCACAGGCGCAGCAACGACAACCGCGATCGCCCACACCGCGAAGTCTAACGGAACCTTTGTACCTTCGTCAAATCCCCGAGTCGACTTACGGGCAACGGGAGAACGCGGCCGTCGGGCCGCTGTCGCCGTCGAAGCAGGAGACTCGACAACACCTGGAGGCGTTCTACTGGCAGCAGAAGACGCTGGAGGCGAGCAGGAAGACCGTCGCGCCTCCGAGCGCGAACGCGAACCCGAGACAGATTGGAAGGAAAATTGATTTACCGGAGGTCAGGGAGGCGGTGTATTGGCAGCAGCTCAAGAAGCTGGACGAGGAGCAACAGAGGCGCATCTACGAGCAGAATTTGATGGAGGAGTCTTCCTGTTGCAAGGCGGGACCGAAGATTCCCTCTGCGAGGTCCGTGTCTCAGAGGCAAGTGTCGGTTCCAAGTCCCGCTGGAGCTATGAATCTTTCGTTGACGATCGGATACGGGGAGCCGGGTCCGTGGGCGGGTAATGTCTGTCGTTCGAAAGGGAATCCGAGCGGAAAGCCGCCGTTAATGCAGAGTCAAAAGGGTCCGAATCAACCGGTGTTGATCGTGAGACCGCAACAAGCGATTCGCGAACGTCGAGAAGCAGCGATGCCCTCTAAGCCCGTCGATTCCTCTCGCAGACCGGAAACGCAGAGGTCGAAAAGCGCTTCCCCGCATTTCCACCGCGGCGACGCCCCTCAGATCGTGCCGCGGAAACTGGACGCCCCGTCGATTTACGAGGAGGAAGTAGCAGCGGTGAACGACGTCGAAGGGAAAAGCGCGCCTCCTCCGATATTCAAAAGGGGCAGCCTGATCGGCGGAGAGTCGGCGGAGTATGGCACCGGAGGTGGCGCTAAGAGGGTCAGCTTTTCGAATCAGTCGACCACCGTCGGACGAGATTTGCCCAGCGGAAGTTGGCCGACAAAACATGGCACAGCTCCGGAACCACCGACTCGAAGACATCGAAGCGAGGACAGCGTTTCCGACACGGACTCGGTGTTTCTTCACCAAGAACGTCGCGACGCTGCGGCTGGCCCCTGCCCCGACGTGGAATACGACGCTGACAGACCTCTACCTCCTCTGCCCAACGACGTGGCTCCTGCGAATCCGAGCGGAAGTGGCAGTACGCCAAGGAGCAACGCGTACGGGGAAGTTCGATGGAACCCCCCACGACCGGATCCACGACGAGCCATCAGCCCCCACCGGATGCTTCGCCCAAAGGGTGAGTGCTTGCTTTTTTTTCCATACACCTCTTTCTATTTTCCGCGATTTTTTCATTCGCGGCGCTGCCACGATCCGCAACGCTCGGATCGTAATTTCACCCGGACAAGTTGCAAAGGATCCGCTCTACGCGGCGTATGACCGTGCATTTCAACGAGCCTCTTAAGGCACACCGAGAGCGGTATCGCGTACAAGCACGTTCCTGCCCGCGGTACACGAATCTCGCTCTTATATCTAAAGCCTGTACGAACTTCACTTCCTACGTAATGTCGCGAATTCGTGAGAAGTTTGCACGTATTCGGGCTGCAGGCGTATTTGTCAATTTGACGAAATTTATTGGTAAGTCGACTTAAGAATATTGAGTGGAATCGGGTCGAGTCGGGTAcgatttcgggtacccgatattcaCGTCAAATATGCATTTTTTGGGTCAggtttcgggtacccgaaattttcagaTCTCTATTAATATCGATACTCGTCGATCGTTCATACGTCTTGGTTCGACGACCCTGCACCTTAACGAGGATTTTTACCGTGAACTTGCCACGACGATGGAAGCAACCTGGTTCGGGGTCAGAGATGGTCTTGGCTGCAGGATACGTGGGCAGTAGCGTTACGTCATTGGACGGGTCGGAGTAGCTGTACGGGCAGTCGCGATTAGTTGCTCTTCTAGTTTCCCCGGAGGAAGGTCGGTAACCTACGACTCGATAAAACGCTATGCGAGTTCACCATCCACCTATCCCAAGAGGAAACCGCTTTTAAATCAGCCACATGCCACTCGCAAATTCTTGATCCAAAACGATCCTATTCAAAAGAACGTATCCGGGCAAACGTTGATCGAATTCTCGTCTAGTCCTTCGATACGATATGTATGCAAATCGGTAGAATCCTCAGAGACAGCGGATACAGATTCGAATATCAAAATATTCGAAGAGCCCCGAGAATTCGCGCCATCCAATTAACCGGTTCATCGACCGTCCGCGAATTAACGCGTCTATTTACCGCGGTAATAAGCAACGAGGTCGCGAGGACATCGCGGAGAAGCGAAACGCGTCAAAGAACCTGCGTACCAGTGTGTCCGTGCGTGGGAGGTCGGGGGAGGTCGCGGGAACGGTCGTATGTTTTCCGTACGGTGAGTAGTAAGTAGCATTCGGGAGGATGCGGAGGCGGGAAGGGCGTTCGGGATCGATCCCCGACTTGGTTCCCGTGACGTCACACGGGAAGGGAAGATAGAAGGAGGGCGCTGGGACGAGGGACGAAGGGACAAGGAGGAAAGTGAGACAAAGCGAGAAAGGTTTCGCGAGCTGAGCCGCGACAGGGTGGTACGGGGGCATGCGGCGCGGCGATGTAGagggaggaaagagagaaaggtggGTGCAGTGTGCCGGGACTCGGGCAGGTCCCGGCgacgttccgttccgttccgcgGGTTTTCGATGGTGGTGCCGCTGCTGTTGGTGCTACCGGCGTTCGCGCACCTTGTGAAACGACTCTAACCGCGTACCTGATAGTGGTTGTGGGTGGTAGTGCGGTGGTGGTGCGACGCCGCCGTTATCGGTGGACGTCGCGTCTTATTTTCCGCGCTCGGACTTTTCCCCAACATCGCAGCCTCTTCTTCAGGGCTACGATCGATCGCGACCTTCGAAGACGCGTGTTCGCGAAGGAGGAGCGCGCGGTGACGTTAGTCGCGATCGTCGAAGGGACGAAACGCGAGGTAAGCACATAGGGTGCTGGGGGATCGTGGAGGGTGGCGGTGCTGCCGTCGAGCCGGTCGCCCGTCACACGGCGCGAGGTACGTGCTCGTCTCGCCGGTGCCCGCCGTGTAGTTTCTCCTCCCTCGTCGCCTTCTTTCGGGTCTCTGTTCGAAAAATCGTCCAAAGGTGTCTAGGCCCTATCCTAAACATCCGCGTCTCATCGGCAAGTGTAGTGACCTTATCACGGACCAAGGATTAAAACTTAAACTGTGCCCGTTCGGTGATCGAACTTGAAAAAAAAGCATGCATTTAGAGCGTGAACCGCGCGATACGGGTAGATCCGCCAGGTATGGTTATCGCTCCTCGGCCACGACCTTCACCGTGTAATCGACGTGGAAGGGAAAAGGTTCTCGAACGAAGGGGATGCTGTGAATCGTGCCAGTCCAGCGACTCGCGAAATATTCCTTTCTGAAAAATCTCGCGCGCTTATTAATCCCGTAGGAACGTAAAGAATATCCTGGCGGGAGACAACGGGGTGTCTTGTTCGTTCGGCCCGGGTCGATGGGTCGACGTTCCCAAAGTGCAGCCCTGTGTGGCTTA comes from Osmia lignaria lignaria isolate PbOS001 chromosome 8, iyOsmLign1, whole genome shotgun sequence and encodes:
- the LOC117606476 gene encoding uncharacterized protein LOC117606476 isoform X19 — encoded protein: MEGEDVGDDKLSKKEEPGLRVLSVDKVTVEKIVFESSSGSREVLLTKNETSRKLSIKSELSRSEDEGRKNRASLPEDILAANSKGAIEKRIKPIKLTKGPSIGSIVVDVPSKLEINESNSKKAEEKAKDEDNQEDRRENEGTEAKDRLEKSRSNIKVLQENLTTKIDANTVERYRRKLQELRENCAHKLLDSNANEKFTEVAFDEEFLQKHNLDRRLKIEEDRSPEGELEQESDELLTKDTATAKPSYSKKVSEVEKRWSGEFLENRLTRRSSESSKSSYVEEFGSVSSEESVAGDRDSPRFEREKRNTEVEESGRESFGRQTSEEVLADSTVSTLDSDSCLEDRIKALEEEESVDRKDEVEDDEGEDLDVVRRRRRSKLLAYERADRWNESLKRAKVSSGCSTDSIDSTRSRKDGYASLVRELAMEAAAGTSRVKKEEKQKRKLGLRRLLPGFFSPKDSRKDYKKKKESKERRRHEDRHFARYQQNGNYTRSPDTMNLNEDIKRNVKLDNSLNGSIIEERLDEIKRELFPDQCPITSTPDHLARDEEQSLLRDRSGAARAYGIDSSLSSIAPDDRWNERSGHLGISPDIRKFEQRQKREEFDQRYGGQQLERKHSLQESNPPNRLCFFQRNHGPSGRISAPPSERYLVRPRAIHPIDRPLPAIPRSRVDSSNYENYPEEDNQPRPIGYERSGAYTADKAEYSNKSTLYENEGSPGGLILKSVSAQVKITRQPIGNQNQKRAPLVGRSPKYLSSGSSQKSGDYGDSSCTPNSSQKSEFSPTSSKSGEYYLNSPRNSGSPNDRDFDEENPSSREGIYENENENSPSRSSTRCADERIYDETPSSPSKPPIRSPMDDSLDKTDSSPGRGCSKGGRPMSPRTNADKQSIDGETGKTGARTVPSRRSQPNEQILIASPKREIAYECRIPRPLNESRLCAVESPVRMMNTPHRLTGVTPLEPRNQDPSGNREPPASKMIEDDYPGGGGGLAEIARPEPVYGHHRNQPVAGQNGGSQAEDERRKDCDDRVAWVQGRATSPATSPKRNEATSGERNESPVTENHRQGQNQPPSRSPRSVAPLLLQEAQRPRIAGREKLYGTAGPGRVDPPRVLQPQAQQRQPRSPTPRSLTEPLYLRQIPESTYGQRENAAVGPLSPSKQETRQHLEAFYWQQKTLEASRKTVAPPSANANPRQIGRKIDLPEVREAVYWQQLKKLDEEQQRRIYEQNLMEESSCCKAGPKIPSARSVSQRQVSVPSPAGAMNLSLTIGYGEPGPWAGNVCRSKGNPSGKPPLMQSQKGPNQPVLIVRPQQAIRERREAAMPSKPVDSSRRPETQRSKSASPHFHRGDAPQIVPRKLDAPSIYEEEVAAVNDVEGKSAPPPIFKRGSLIGGESAEYGTGGGAKRVSFSNQSTTVGRDLPSGSWPTKHGTAPEPPTRRHRSEDSVSDTDSVFLHQERRDAAAGPCPDVEYDADRPLPPLPNDVAPANPSGSGSTPRSNAYGEVRWNPPRPDPRRAISPHRMLRPKEEEWNSDGKGRQSNDIGGSGRGEGEAGSNEIPGGRRGGGGGGGIGVGGGGSVLGVGGGGGGGGSGGGGPGGRSGSVGGGRSRDEPRRHTLSGDHQPSLHHQQFNAAQQLHPLHPHHLPPPHGQYGTPPTRHTTMDLEMGTKSRQRKSPLPRGYPPPSSTMLLDEDPGIMSEVETSSTGFRRGGKQRSSLPVVRNPSKTLERPLGLVFLQYRNETKRALLPNEITSIDTVKALFVRSFPKQLTMEYLDSPHVKVYIHDSNKDMFYELEDLRSHLRDIRDRSVLRLFESTDGVTGMSGPLGIPGTGAGLPPHWEDQSYFSEPEFDSEYQHQHIHKSKTAKNSTSGSSGYYVGGSSTLPRGGPVMRAYSPAASSVVGPSSTPTQPKPLTTPGGGGVPPAKPLRSYQCGKSPLGSLGGSARFSRDSSVSLYSIADRLHGESGYMSSPERGGGVGSGTGRYPPGPYSAGSSYEDPYYSQYSGTVTPVIDEEASDTELLEESYSLYGVKPPGRPPSGPPRSPFPPGAPPPLPPGGQSYDATRIRVEHMERQLANLTGLVQKALTHAPHTSPSPRDYLQVPAGRDPYARGPGAGDEFDKHSSSSSASLPVSQPAVTDDSYLRTDVKPPKLGKDKSVSFEKSVSFSDDPPDMNSPKQHSPQHAADTKPTKPAIKSSTLPRMSSQERDRHKPTPPPKPAALVAGQYVYRDLALTPEMYNQLRGLQKKAKDLRQEVRNLRRMSQAQAHTIRETILDTFITIRAMLLSCGDAAWDAEKIRLSREEDLYRQEMLRLVKDLTELENTVEELRGNVINRKTRVNMSDVENMALIMSKSSLSRFSKTVADLKVRFPSLQEGMKGLLSSEMEMVVRAEKFLKEEPERLESALKRCKKLTSTLVTLKRLASVQEQRLPNAATSVDAEETPPITPTSAQHSKLTNTGQQSMPNVKEPQTSTDL
- the LOC117606476 gene encoding uncharacterized protein LOC117606476 isoform X20, with amino-acid sequence MEGEDVGDDKLSKKEEPGLRVLSVDKVTVEKIVFESSSGSREVLLTKNETSRKLSIKSELSRSEDEGRKNRASLPEDILAANSKGAIEKRIKPIKLTKGPSIGSIVVDVPSKLEINESNSKKAEEKAKDEDNQEDRRENEGTEAKDRLEKSRSNIKVLQENLTTKIDANTVERYRRKLQELRENCAHKLLDSNANEKFTEVAFDEEFLQKHNLDRRLKIEEDRSPEGELEQESDELLTKDTATAKPSYSKKVSEVEKRWSGEFLENRLTRRSSESSKSSYVEEFGSVSSEESVAGDRDSPRFEREKRNTEVEESGRESFGRQTSEEVLADSTVSTLDSDSCLEDRIKALEEEESVDRKDEVEDDEGEDLDVVRRRRRSKLLAYERADRWNESLKRAKVSSGCSTDSIDSTRSRKDGYASLVRELAMEAAAGTSRVKKEEKQKRKLGLRRLLPGFFSPKDSRKDYKKKKESKERRRHEDRHFARYQQNGNYTRSPDTMNLNEDIKRNVKLDNSLNGSIIEERLDEIKRELFPDQCPITSTPDHLARDEEQSLLRDRSGAARAYGIDSSLSSIAPDDRWNERSGHLGISPDIRKFEQRQKREEFDQRYGGQQLERKHSLQESNPPNRLCFFQRNHGPSGRISAPPSERYLVRPRAIHPIDRPLPAIPRSRVDSSNYENYPEEDNQPRPIGYERSGAYTADKAEYSNKSTLYENEGSPGGLILKSVSAQVKITRQPIGNQNQKRAPLVGRSPKYLSSGSSQKSGDYGDSSCTPNSSQKSEFSPTSSKSGEYYLNSPRNSGSPNDRDFDEENPSSREGIYENENENSPSRSSTRCADERIYDETPSSPSKPPIRSPMDDSLDKTDSSPGRGCSKGGRPMSPRTNADKQSIDGETGKTGARTVPSRRSQPNEQILIASPKREIAYECRIPRPLNESRLCAVESPVRMMNTPHRLTGVTPLEPRNQDPSGNREPPASKMIEDDYPGGGGGLAEIARPEPVYGHHRNQPVAGQNGGSQAEDERRKDCDDRVAWVQGRATSPATSPKRNEATSGERNESPVTENHRQGQNQPPSRSPRSVAPLLLQEAQRPRIAGREKLYGTAGPGRVDPPRVLQPQAQQRQPRSPTPRSLTEPLYLRQIPESTYGQRENAAVGPLSPSKQETRQHLEAFYWQQKTLEASRKTVAPPSANANPRQIGRKIDLPEVREAVYWQQLKKLDEEQQRRIYEQNLMEESSCCKAGPKIPSARSVSQRQVSVPSPAGAMNLSLTIGYGEPGPWAGNVCRSKGNPSGKPPLMQSQKGPNQPVLIVRPQQAIRERREAAMPSKPVDSSRRPETQRSKSASPHFHRGDAPQIVPRKLDAPSIYEEEVAAVNDVEGKSAPPPIFKRGSLIGGESAEYGTGGGAKRVSFSNQSTTVGRDLPSGSWPTKHGTAPEPPTRRHRSEDSVSDTDSVFLHQERRDAAAGPCPDVEYDADRPLPPLPNDVAPANPSGSGSTPRSNAYGEVRWNPPRPDPRRAISPHRMLRPKEEEWNSDGKGRQSNDIGGSGRGEGEAGSNEIPGGRRGGGGGGGIGVGGGGSVLGVGGGGGGGGSGGGGPGGRSGSVGGGRSRDEPRRHTLSGDHQPSLHHQQFNAAQQLHPLHPHHLPPPHGQYGTPPTRHTTMDLEMGTKSRQRKSPLPRGYPPPSSTMLLDEDPGIMSEVETSSTGFRRGGKQRSSLPVVRNPSKTLERPLGLVFLQYRNETKRALLPNEITSIDTVKALFVRSFPKQLTMEYLDSPHVKVYIHDSNKDMFYELEDLRSHLRDIRDRSVLRLFESTDGVTGMSGPLGIPGTGAGLPPHWEDQSYFSEPEFDSEYQHQHIHKSKTAKNSTSGSSGYYVGGSSTLPRGGPVMRAYSPAASSVVGPSSTPTQPKPLTTPGGGGVPPAKPLRSYQCGKSPLGSLGGSARFSRDSSVSLYSIADRLHGESGYMSSPERGGGVGSGTGRYPPGPYSAGSSYEDPYYSQYSGTVTPVIDEEASDTELLEESYSLYGVKPPGRPPSGPPRSPFPPGAPPPLPPGGQSYDATRIRVEHMERQLANLTGLVQKALTHAPHTSPSPRDYLQVPAGRDPYARGPGAGDEFDKHSSSSSASLPVSQPAVTDDSYLRTDVKPPKLGKDKSVSFEKSVSFSDDPPDMNSPKQHSPQHAADTKPTKPAIKSSTLPRMSSQERDRHKPTPPPKPAALVAGQYVYRDLALTPEMYNQLRGLQKKAKDLRQEVRNLRRMSQAQAHTIRETILDTFITIRAMLLSCGDAAWDAEKIRLSREEDLYRQEMLRLVKDLTELENTVEELRGNVINRKTRVNMSDVENMALIMSKSSLSRFSKTVADLKVRFPSLQEGMKGLLSSEMEMVVRAEKFLKEEPERLESALKRCKKLTSTLVTLKRLASVQEQRLPNAATSVDAEETPPITPTSAQHSKYGWKWSTNFKEAIQTSHD